The Methylotenera sp. G11 genome includes a window with the following:
- the rpmD gene encoding 50S ribosomal protein L30 gives MAKAKKDASTIKVTLVKSVIGRIEAHKATVRGLGLRRMHHTVELQDTPAIRGMINAVSYLVKVEA, from the coding sequence ATGGCTAAAGCAAAAAAAGATGCATCAACTATTAAAGTAACGCTGGTGAAAAGTGTTATTGGACGTATTGAGGCGCATAAAGCTACAGTTAGAGGCTTAGGTCTGCGTCGCATGCACCATACAGTTGAGTTACAAGATACACCGGCAATTCGCGGCATGATCAATGCCGTTAGCTATCTCGTAAAGGTAGAAGCATAA
- the rplN gene encoding 50S ribosomal protein L14 yields the protein MIQMQSRLEVADNTGARSVQCIKVLGGSKRRYAGIGDIIKVSIKDAAPRGRVKKGEVYSAVVVRTAKGVRRPDGSLVKFDGNAAVLLNNKLEPIGTRIFGPVTRELRSEKFMKIVSLAPEVL from the coding sequence ATGATTCAAATGCAATCAAGGCTTGAAGTTGCCGATAACACTGGTGCCCGCTCTGTGCAGTGCATTAAGGTGTTGGGTGGCTCAAAGCGTCGTTACGCTGGTATAGGCGATATCATTAAAGTTAGCATCAAGGATGCTGCTCCACGTGGTCGCGTAAAAAAAGGCGAAGTTTATAGCGCGGTTGTTGTGCGTACTGCTAAGGGTGTTCGTCGTCCAGACGGCTCTTTGGTTAAGTTCGACGGCAATGCTGCTGTTCTGTTGAATAACAAATTGGAACCGATTGGCACCCGTATTTTTGGGCCAGTGACTCGTGAATTACGTTCAGAAAAATTCATGAAAATCGTTTCATTAGCACCAGAAGTGTTGTAG
- the rpmC gene encoding 50S ribosomal protein L29 codes for MKATDLRAKSVDELNAELIELRRAQFSLRMQLATQQLNNVDQLGKVRKDVARVKTVLAEKAKQA; via the coding sequence ATGAAAGCAACCGATTTAAGAGCAAAAAGTGTTGATGAGTTGAATGCAGAGTTGATTGAATTGCGTCGTGCGCAATTCTCACTGCGTATGCAATTGGCTACTCAACAATTAAACAATGTAGATCAGCTAGGTAAAGTACGCAAAGATGTAGCGCGTGTTAAGACTGTATTGGCTGAGAAAGCAAAGCAGGCATAA
- the rplB gene encoding 50S ribosomal protein L2, whose product MALVKVKPTSPGRRGVLKVVTPDLYKGKPHAPLLESQSKNAGRNNNGRITTRHQGGGHKQHYRLVDFRRNKDGIPAKVEHIEYDPNRTAHIALLCYADGERRYIIAPRGVVAGTQLISGSDAPIRVGNALPLRNIPVGSTIHCIELQPGKGAQLARSAGTSVQLLAREGSYAQLRLRSGEVRRVHVDCKATLGEVGNEEHSLRSIGKAGAMRWRGVRPTVRGVVMNPVDHPHGGGEGRTAAGMNPVSPWGVKTKGYRTRSSKRTDNMRISRRPRGVR is encoded by the coding sequence ATGGCATTAGTTAAAGTCAAACCAACTTCCCCCGGTCGTCGTGGCGTACTTAAGGTGGTAACGCCTGATTTGTACAAAGGTAAACCACACGCACCGCTGTTGGAAAGTCAAAGTAAAAACGCTGGCCGTAATAATAACGGCCGTATTACAACACGTCACCAAGGTGGCGGTCATAAACAGCACTATCGTTTAGTTGATTTCCGTCGCAACAAGGATGGTATCCCAGCTAAAGTTGAGCATATCGAGTATGACCCAAACCGCACAGCGCACATTGCATTGCTTTGTTACGCTGATGGTGAGCGTCGTTACATCATTGCTCCGCGCGGCGTAGTTGCCGGTACGCAATTGATCAGTGGTTCAGATGCGCCAATCAGGGTTGGTAACGCATTGCCGTTACGTAACATTCCTGTAGGTAGCACAATCCATTGTATCGAGTTGCAACCAGGTAAAGGTGCGCAGTTGGCTCGCTCAGCTGGTACTTCTGTACAGTTGCTGGCGCGTGAAGGCAGCTATGCGCAATTGCGTTTACGTTCAGGCGAGGTTCGCCGCGTTCACGTTGATTGCAAGGCAACTTTGGGTGAAGTGGGTAATGAAGAGCATTCACTGCGTTCTATTGGTAAAGCTGGTGCGATGCGCTGGCGCGGTGTTCGTCCTACCGTTCGCGGTGTGGTGATGAACCCGGTTGATCACCCACACGGTGGTGGTGAAGGTAGAACAGCTGCTGGTATGAATCCGGTTAGCCCATGGGGTGTTAAAACTAAGGGTTATCGCACACGTAGTAGCAAGCGTACAGATAACATGCGTATTAGTCGTCGTCCGAGAGGCGTAAGGTAA
- the rplV gene encoding 50S ribosomal protein L22 yields the protein MQVSAILKGVHLSPQKARLVADLVRGKKVDHALNILNFTPKKGAEIIKKVVESAIANAEHNNGADIDELKVTSIYVDKGIVLKRIRPRAKGRAGRITKPTCHIHVTVGN from the coding sequence ATGCAAGTATCTGCAATATTAAAAGGTGTACATCTCTCTCCTCAAAAGGCTAGATTGGTGGCAGACCTCGTACGCGGCAAGAAAGTTGATCACGCGCTTAACATCTTGAACTTCACACCTAAAAAAGGTGCTGAGATCATCAAGAAAGTTGTTGAGTCTGCAATCGCTAATGCTGAACATAACAATGGCGCTGATATTGACGAATTGAAGGTAACTTCAATTTATGTTGATAAAGGCATTGTGCTGAAACGTATTCGTCCACGTGCAAAAGGTCGCGCTGGTCGTATTACTAAACCAACCTGTCACATTCATGTGACTGTCGGTAACTAA
- the rplX gene encoding 50S ribosomal protein L24 gives MSKIRKGDQVILNTGKDKGKQGTVLSVLDSGKVVVEGLNLVKKHAKPNPMKGIAGGIIAKEMPIDISNVALFNSATQKGDRVGFKTLDDGRKIRVFKSNGEAVDA, from the coding sequence ATGAGTAAAATTCGCAAGGGTGATCAGGTCATCCTGAATACAGGTAAGGACAAAGGTAAGCAAGGTACGGTATTGAGTGTTCTTGATTCCGGTAAGGTTGTGGTTGAAGGTCTTAACTTGGTTAAGAAGCATGCTAAACCTAACCCGATGAAAGGTATTGCTGGTGGCATCATTGCCAAAGAAATGCCTATCGATATTTCAAACGTTGCTTTATTTAACAGTGCGACCCAAAAAGGTGATCGCGTAGGCTTTAAGACATTGGATGATGGTCGCAAAATACGCGTATTCAAATCTAATGGCGAAGCAGTGGACGCATAG
- the rpmJ gene encoding 50S ribosomal protein L36 translates to MRVRASVKALCRNCKVVRRRGVVRIICTDPRHKQRQG, encoded by the coding sequence ATGAGAGTTCGTGCATCAGTAAAGGCTTTATGCCGTAATTGTAAAGTTGTTCGTCGTCGTGGCGTTGTGCGTATCATCTGCACAGACCCACGTCATAAACAACGTCAAGGTTAA
- the infA gene encoding translation initiation factor IF-1, whose product MAKEDRIEMQGEILENLPNATFRVKLENGHIVLGYISGKMRMHYIRILPGDKVTVEMTPYDLSRARITFRAK is encoded by the coding sequence ATGGCTAAGGAAGATAGAATTGAAATGCAAGGGGAGATTCTTGAGAATCTTCCAAATGCAACTTTTAGAGTTAAGTTAGAAAATGGTCATATTGTTTTAGGCTATATTTCTGGGAAAATGCGCATGCACTACATTCGTATTTTACCTGGTGATAAAGTCACCGTTGAGATGACGCCTTATGATTTATCCCGTGCGCGAATTACGTTCCGCGCGAAATAA
- the rpsS gene encoding 30S ribosomal protein S19: protein MARSLKKGPFIDGHLAKKVEVAAASRDRKPIKTWSRRSTIFPDFIGLTIAVHNGKQHVPVLISENMVGHKLGEFALTRTFKGHAADKKAKK, encoded by the coding sequence ATGGCACGTTCACTAAAAAAAGGTCCATTTATTGATGGTCATTTGGCTAAAAAAGTAGAAGTCGCTGCTGCTTCACGCGACCGTAAACCAATTAAGACTTGGTCACGCCGTTCTACAATTTTCCCAGATTTTATTGGTCTTACTATTGCAGTTCATAATGGTAAGCAACACGTACCTGTGTTGATTTCTGAAAACATGGTTGGTCACAAGCTTGGCGAATTTGCGTTAACACGTACATTCAAAGGTCACGCAGCCGACAAGAAAGCTAAGAAGTAG
- the rplW gene encoding 50S ribosomal protein L23 — protein sequence MMNAITKTQDRLLQVILAPQITEKATYIADKHQQIAFKVRTDATKPEIKAAVELVFKVEVDKVAVINVGGKVKRAGKRMGKRNDWKKAYVSLKPGQEINFAAGE from the coding sequence ATGATGAACGCTATCACTAAAACTCAAGATCGTTTGCTGCAGGTTATTCTAGCTCCGCAAATCACTGAGAAAGCAACTTACATTGCTGATAAACACCAGCAGATCGCATTTAAAGTGCGTACTGATGCTACTAAACCTGAAATCAAGGCTGCAGTTGAGCTTGTGTTCAAGGTTGAGGTTGACAAGGTTGCTGTGATTAATGTCGGCGGCAAAGTAAAGCGCGCAGGCAAGCGCATGGGTAAACGTAACGACTGGAAAAAAGCTTATGTGAGCTTGAAGCCAGGTCAAGAAATTAACTTCGCAGCGGGCGAATAA
- the rplO gene encoding 50S ribosomal protein L15, translating into MQLNTIKPAEGAKKERRRVGRGIGSGLGKTAGRGHKGQKSRTGGFHKVGFEGGQMPIQRRLPKRGFKSLTKADTAHVRTSELALIPNEVIDLLALKAANIVSGTVKNAKIYLSGDVAGKYNIQGLLLTKGARAAIEAAGGKVLEAA; encoded by the coding sequence ATGCAATTAAATACTATTAAGCCTGCAGAAGGCGCAAAAAAAGAACGTCGTCGCGTAGGTCGCGGTATTGGTTCAGGTTTAGGCAAAACAGCTGGTCGTGGCCATAAAGGTCAAAAATCACGTACTGGCGGTTTTCACAAAGTAGGTTTTGAAGGCGGCCAAATGCCAATTCAACGTCGCTTGCCTAAGCGTGGTTTCAAATCATTGACTAAAGCTGATACGGCACATGTGCGTACTAGCGAACTGGCTTTGATCCCAAATGAAGTGATCGATCTGTTGGCTTTGAAAGCAGCAAATATCGTTTCAGGTACAGTTAAGAACGCAAAAATTTATTTGTCAGGCGATGTTGCCGGCAAATACAACATCCAAGGTCTGTTGCTGACCAAGGGTGCACGCGCTGCCATCGAAGCTGCTGGTGGTAAAGTTCTAGAAGCTGCATAA
- the rpsN gene encoding 30S ribosomal protein S14, whose product MAKTCMTEREIKRRETVSKFAAKRAALEAAMNDVNATAESRFEARMKFQALPRNSSPVRLRNRCALTGRPRGVFSKFGIGRSKLRDLMMSGQVPGVTKASW is encoded by the coding sequence ATGGCTAAAACCTGTATGACAGAACGCGAAATCAAACGTCGCGAAACTGTAAGTAAATTTGCTGCAAAGCGTGCAGCACTTGAAGCTGCAATGAATGATGTTAATGCTACTGCTGAGAGCCGTTTTGAAGCGCGTATGAAATTCCAGGCGCTTCCACGTAACTCCAGTCCGGTTCGTCTGCGTAATCGTTGTGCTTTAACTGGTCGCCCACGTGGTGTGTTTAGTAAATTCGGTATTGGGCGTAGTAAACTGCGCGATTTGATGATGAGCGGCCAAGTGCCAGGCGTCACCAAGGCCAGCTGGTAA
- the rpsC gene encoding 30S ribosomal protein S3, with amino-acid sequence MGQKIHPIGFRLSVQKNWASRWYANSKNFPAMLQSDIKVREFLNKKLASAAVSRILIERPAKNAKITIYSARPGVVIGKKGEDIESLRSSLQGLMGVPVHLNIEEVRKPELDATLIAQSIAQQLEKRVMFRRAMKRAMQNAMRLGAQGIKIMSSGRLNGIEIARTEWYREGRVPLHTLRADIDYGVAEASTTYGIIGIKVWVFKGEIFAGNAQAAQAAVAPTAEPEKRVRKARAKDATTV; translated from the coding sequence ATGGGTCAGAAAATTCATCCAATTGGTTTCCGTCTGAGCGTTCAGAAAAACTGGGCCTCACGTTGGTATGCCAATAGTAAAAACTTCCCTGCGATGTTGCAAAGCGACATTAAAGTACGTGAGTTTCTTAATAAGAAATTAGCAAGTGCTGCAGTGAGCCGTATTTTGATCGAGCGTCCTGCCAAGAACGCAAAAATCACGATTTACAGCGCACGTCCAGGTGTTGTGATTGGTAAGAAAGGTGAGGACATCGAGTCATTGCGTTCTTCTCTCCAAGGTTTGATGGGCGTTCCTGTTCATTTGAATATTGAAGAAGTGCGTAAGCCTGAACTTGATGCAACTTTGATTGCTCAATCAATCGCTCAACAGCTTGAAAAACGTGTGATGTTCCGTCGTGCCATGAAACGCGCCATGCAAAATGCAATGCGTTTAGGTGCACAAGGTATCAAGATCATGAGTTCAGGCCGTTTGAATGGTATCGAGATCGCGCGTACTGAATGGTACCGTGAAGGCCGTGTGCCACTCCATACATTGCGTGCGGATATCGATTACGGTGTAGCTGAAGCCTCAACTACATACGGTATCATCGGCATCAAAGTGTGGGTATTCAAAGGTGAGATATTTGCAGGTAATGCACAAGCTGCGCAAGCTGCTGTTGCACCAACTGCTGAACCTGAAAAAAGAGTAAGAAAGGCGAGGGCTAAAGATGCTACAACCGTCTAG
- the rplE gene encoding 50S ribosomal protein L5, whose translation MARLKDYYKDSVVKAMTEQFGYTSIMQVPRIEKITLNMGVGEAVADKKVMEHAVGDMEKIAGQKAIVTKAKKSVAAFKIRDDYPVGCKVTLRRERMYEFLDRLVTVAIPRIRDFRGISAKSFDGRGNYNMGVKEQIIFPEIEYDKIDAIRGMNITITTTAKTDEEAKALLAAFSFPFRG comes from the coding sequence ATGGCGCGCTTAAAAGATTATTATAAAGACTCAGTAGTTAAGGCTATGACTGAGCAATTTGGTTACACTTCAATCATGCAGGTTCCTCGTATTGAAAAAATCACCCTGAATATGGGTGTTGGTGAGGCTGTTGCTGATAAGAAAGTGATGGAGCATGCTGTTGGTGATATGGAGAAAATTGCTGGTCAAAAAGCAATTGTTACCAAAGCTAAGAAATCAGTGGCTGCATTTAAGATTCGTGATGACTATCCTGTTGGTTGTAAAGTCACTTTACGCCGCGAACGTATGTATGAGTTCCTAGATCGCCTGGTTACTGTTGCTATCCCACGTATTCGTGACTTCCGCGGTATTTCTGCGAAATCATTTGATGGCCGTGGTAATTACAACATGGGCGTTAAAGAGCAGATCATTTTCCCTGAAATTGAATACGACAAGATCGATGCGATTCGCGGGATGAATATCACTATTACTACTACTGCAAAAACTGATGAAGAGGCAAAGGCTTTGCTTGCTGCATTTAGTTTTCCTTTCAGGGGTTAA
- the secY gene encoding preprotein translocase subunit SecY — MGELKSRLFFVLGALVVYRLGAHIPVPGIDPEVLAKLFESQSGGILGMFNMFSGGALSRFTVFALGIMPYISASIIMQLLAAVSPKLEQLKKEGEAGRRTITKYTRYGTVVLATFQALGIAIMLEGQAGLVLDPGMAFRLTAVITLVCGTMFLMWLGEQITERGIGNGISIIIFAGIVAGLPHAIGSTAEMVNTGAFSIPLAFFLLVATILVTALVVFVERGQRKITVNYAKRQVGNKVYGGQTTHLPMKLNMAGVIPPIFASSIILFPATLAGWFGGSEHTFWLKDVAAALSPGQPIYILLFAAAIVFFCFFYTALQFNPKDTADNLKKSGAFIPGIRPGDQTAKYIDRIMGRLTLVGAAYITLVCLLPEFLILKFNTPFYFGGTSLLIIVVVTMDFMTQVQSHLMSHQYEGLLRKANFKGNALGR, encoded by the coding sequence ATGGGCGAACTCAAAAGTCGCCTGTTTTTTGTTTTGGGTGCTTTAGTTGTTTATCGCTTGGGTGCTCATATACCTGTTCCAGGTATTGATCCCGAGGTGTTGGCTAAGTTGTTCGAGTCGCAAAGCGGTGGCATCCTGGGCATGTTTAACATGTTCTCAGGCGGTGCATTGTCACGGTTTACCGTGTTTGCACTGGGTATCATGCCGTACATTTCTGCATCTATCATCATGCAGTTACTGGCGGCTGTGTCGCCTAAGCTTGAGCAGCTGAAAAAAGAGGGTGAAGCTGGGCGCCGTACTATTACTAAATATACACGTTACGGTACTGTAGTGCTTGCTACATTCCAGGCGTTAGGTATTGCAATCATGCTTGAAGGCCAGGCTGGTTTAGTATTAGATCCAGGTATGGCATTTAGGTTAACTGCGGTGATTACCCTTGTTTGTGGCACCATGTTTTTGATGTGGTTGGGTGAGCAGATTACCGAACGTGGTATCGGCAATGGTATTTCTATCATTATTTTTGCTGGTATAGTCGCCGGATTGCCGCATGCGATCGGTTCTACAGCCGAAATGGTGAACACAGGTGCATTTAGTATCCCGTTGGCTTTCTTCTTGCTGGTTGCAACTATCCTGGTGACAGCGCTTGTGGTGTTTGTTGAGCGCGGTCAACGCAAGATTACTGTTAATTATGCTAAGAGACAGGTGGGTAATAAGGTATATGGCGGCCAAACAACGCATTTGCCTATGAAGCTGAACATGGCTGGTGTCATACCTCCTATTTTTGCCTCAAGCATTATCTTGTTCCCGGCAACGCTGGCTGGCTGGTTTGGCGGAAGTGAACATACGTTCTGGCTAAAAGATGTTGCTGCTGCCTTGTCCCCAGGTCAGCCAATCTACATCTTATTATTTGCTGCTGCGATTGTATTCTTCTGTTTTTTCTACACTGCATTGCAGTTTAATCCAAAAGATACAGCCGACAACTTGAAGAAAAGTGGTGCTTTTATCCCGGGGATCAGGCCTGGTGATCAAACAGCCAAGTACATCGACCGCATTATGGGTAGATTGACTTTGGTTGGTGCAGCGTATATCACTTTGGTTTGCCTGTTACCTGAATTCCTGATCTTGAAGTTTAATACACCATTCTATTTCGGCGGTACTTCTTTGCTGATTATTGTTGTGGTAACCATGGATTTTATGACGCAAGTGCAGTCTCATTTGATGTCTCATCAATACGAGGGATTGCTTAGAAAAGCTAATTTTAAAGGTAATGCGCTTGGGCGCTAA
- the rpsH gene encoding 30S ribosomal protein S8, with amino-acid sequence MSMSDPIADMLTRIRNAQMVNKAVVTMPSSNVKSAIASVLKDEGYIEDFAVQKDGSKATLNISLKYYAGRPVIERIQRVSKPGLRVYKGSQEIPKVMNGLGVTIMSTSKGVMTDRKAQAAGIGGEVLCVVA; translated from the coding sequence ATGAGTATGAGTGATCCAATTGCCGACATGTTGACGCGTATTCGTAATGCGCAGATGGTCAATAAAGCGGTTGTAACTATGCCTTCTTCTAATGTTAAGTCTGCTATTGCTAGCGTACTTAAAGATGAAGGTTACATTGAAGACTTCGCTGTTCAAAAAGATGGCAGCAAAGCAACATTGAACATTAGCTTGAAATATTATGCAGGTCGCCCAGTGATTGAGCGCATCCAGCGTGTAAGCAAGCCAGGTTTGCGTGTTTACAAAGGAAGCCAAGAGATTCCTAAAGTAATGAATGGTCTTGGTGTGACAATTATGTCTACATCTAAGGGTGTAATGACAGATCGCAAAGCTCAAGCTGCCGGTATCGGTGGTGAAGTGCTGTGCGTAGTGGCTTAA
- the rpsK gene encoding 30S ribosomal protein S11, which translates to MAKANVRVRKKVKKNIAEGIAHVHASFNNTIITITDRQGNALSWATSGGQGFKGSRKSTPFAAQVAAEVAGKSAQESGVKNLEVRIKGPGPGRESAVRALNAAGFKITSITDVTPVPHNGCRPPKKRRI; encoded by the coding sequence ATGGCAAAAGCTAATGTACGCGTAAGAAAGAAAGTTAAAAAGAATATTGCTGAGGGTATTGCCCACGTGCATGCATCTTTTAACAACACCATCATCACAATTACAGACCGTCAAGGCAATGCTCTGTCTTGGGCGACTTCTGGTGGTCAGGGTTTTAAAGGTTCTCGTAAGAGTACTCCTTTTGCTGCGCAGGTTGCTGCAGAAGTTGCTGGTAAGTCAGCACAAGAGAGTGGTGTGAAGAATTTAGAAGTGCGTATTAAAGGCCCAGGTCCAGGTCGTGAATCTGCTGTGCGCGCACTGAACGCTGCTGGTTTCAAAATTACCAGCATTACTGATGTGACGCCAGTTCCGCATAACGGTTGCCGTCCACCTAAAAAACGTCGCATTTAA
- the rpsE gene encoding 30S ribosomal protein S5 → MAKEIEQQQQQTDGLREKMIAVNRVSKTVKGGRIMSFAALTVVGDGDGAVGMGKGKAREVPVAVQKAMDEARRGMLKINLTNGTLHHAVTGVHGAAKVFIQPASEGTGIIAGGAMRAIFEVMGVTNVVAKCIGSTNPYNLVRATLNGLESMNTPAEIAAKRGKSVEEIRG, encoded by the coding sequence ATGGCAAAAGAAATTGAACAGCAACAGCAGCAGACTGATGGTTTGCGCGAAAAAATGATTGCAGTTAATCGTGTAAGTAAAACGGTTAAAGGCGGTCGCATTATGAGTTTTGCTGCACTTACAGTGGTAGGTGATGGTGATGGCGCGGTAGGTATGGGTAAGGGTAAGGCGCGTGAAGTTCCGGTAGCTGTACAAAAAGCTATGGATGAAGCACGTCGCGGTATGTTAAAGATCAATTTAACAAACGGCACTTTGCATCATGCTGTAACTGGCGTTCACGGTGCTGCAAAAGTATTCATTCAACCAGCTTCTGAAGGTACCGGTATTATTGCTGGTGGCGCAATGCGCGCGATTTTTGAAGTGATGGGTGTAACTAACGTTGTGGCTAAATGTATTGGTTCAACAAACCCTTACAATTTGGTTCGCGCTACATTAAACGGCTTGGAGTCTATGAATACGCCTGCGGAAATCGCGGCTAAGCGTGGCAAATCAGTCGAAGAAATCAGAGGCTAA
- the rpsM gene encoding 30S ribosomal protein S13: MARIAGVNIPNNKHTEIALTAIYGIGRNTAQKICAAAGVLPTAKIKDLNDADVEKLRDEVGKFKVEGDLRREISMNIKRLMDLGCYRGVRHRRGLPVRGQRTKTNARTRKGPVKAIKQSK; encoded by the coding sequence ATGGCGCGTATTGCAGGGGTAAATATCCCGAATAATAAACACACGGAAATTGCATTGACTGCAATTTACGGTATTGGTCGTAATACAGCACAAAAAATCTGTGCCGCAGCTGGTGTATTGCCTACTGCAAAAATTAAAGATTTGAATGATGCGGACGTAGAAAAATTACGTGACGAAGTAGGCAAGTTCAAAGTTGAAGGTGACTTACGTCGCGAAATATCAATGAACATCAAGCGCCTGATGGATTTGGGCTGCTACCGTGGTGTTCGTCATCGCCGTGGTCTGCCGGTGCGTGGTCAACGTACAAAAACAAATGCCCGTACACGTAAGGGTCCAGTTAAAGCGATTAAACAATCTAAATAA
- the rplP gene encoding 50S ribosomal protein L16: MLQPSRQKYRKMQKGRNKGIATTGNKVSFGDFGLKAIGRGRLTARQIEAARRVMTRHIKRGGRVWIRIFPDQPISKKPAEVRMGNGKGSTEYYVAQIQPGKMLYEMDGVSEELAREAFRLAAAKLPIETTFMTRQLGS, translated from the coding sequence ATGCTACAACCGTCTAGACAAAAATACCGTAAGATGCAAAAAGGCCGTAATAAAGGCATTGCTACTACGGGTAATAAAGTAAGCTTTGGTGACTTTGGCTTGAAGGCTATTGGTCGCGGTCGTTTGACAGCACGTCAAATTGAAGCTGCGCGTCGTGTTATGACCCGTCACATTAAACGTGGTGGTCGCGTATGGATCCGCATTTTCCCAGACCAGCCAATTTCTAAAAAACCTGCTGAAGTTCGTATGGGTAACGGTAAAGGTAGTACCGAGTACTACGTAGCCCAAATCCAGCCAGGTAAAATGTTGTACGAGATGGATGGTGTAAGTGAAGAGCTTGCACGTGAAGCGTTCCGTTTGGCTGCTGCTAAGCTGCCAATCGAAACAACATTCATGACTCGCCAACTAGGTAGTTAA
- the rpsQ gene encoding 30S ribosomal protein S17, which yields MTETTKVVRSLTGRVVSDKMDKTVTVLVERKVKHPLIGKVVRQSKKFHAHDETNSCKEGDVVTIVESRPLSKTKTWVVKQA from the coding sequence ATGACCGAAACAACGAAAGTAGTGCGTAGTCTTACTGGTCGCGTAGTTAGCGACAAGATGGACAAAACTGTTACTGTTTTAGTTGAGCGCAAAGTAAAGCATCCTTTGATTGGTAAAGTTGTTCGCCAATCCAAGAAGTTTCATGCGCACGATGAAACAAATAGCTGTAAAGAAGGTGATGTGGTTACGATTGTTGAAAGTCGTCCATTGTCAAAAACAAAAACTTGGGTAGTTAAACAGGCCTAA
- the rplF gene encoding 50S ribosomal protein L6, with product MSRVAKNPVAIPAKVEVVLSADAINVSGPLGKLTQALTSAVVLKKEGDAITFAAANDAQHSQAMSGTVRALVANMVKGVSEGFTRKLTLIGVGYKAAAQGAVLNLELGYSHPINHKMPAGVTVATPTPTEIVLTGVDKQVIGQVAAQIRAYRAPEPYKGKGVRYADEVVAIKETKKK from the coding sequence ATGTCACGTGTTGCTAAAAATCCAGTAGCTATTCCAGCTAAAGTAGAAGTGGTGTTGAGTGCTGATGCAATCAACGTAAGCGGTCCTTTAGGTAAATTGACTCAAGCTCTGACTTCAGCAGTTGTGCTGAAAAAAGAGGGTGATGCTATTACCTTCGCGGCAGCAAATGATGCGCAGCATTCACAAGCTATGTCGGGTACAGTGCGTGCCCTGGTAGCGAATATGGTAAAAGGTGTTTCAGAGGGCTTTACACGTAAATTGACACTGATCGGTGTTGGTTACAAAGCTGCTGCACAAGGTGCTGTATTGAACTTGGAGCTTGGCTATTCACATCCTATTAACCATAAAATGCCAGCTGGCGTTACCGTTGCTACTCCGACTCCAACAGAAATCGTGTTGACCGGTGTTGATAAACAGGTAATTGGTCAAGTTGCAGCCCAGATTCGTGCATATCGTGCTCCAGAGCCTTATAAAGGCAAGGGTGTTCGTTATGCAGATGAGGTTGTTGCAATTAAAGAAACCAAGAAGAAATAA
- the rplR gene encoding 50S ribosomal protein L18 encodes MNNVNNRLRRARKTRAKIAELKVTRLSVHRTNTHIYAQIIAETGDKVIVSASTVEADVRKNIKNGGNVEAAAAIGKLIAEKAKKAGVTTVAFDRSGYKYHGRIKALADAARENGLSF; translated from the coding sequence ATGAACAACGTAAATAATCGCTTGCGTCGCGCACGTAAAACCCGTGCCAAAATTGCAGAGCTAAAAGTTACCCGTTTAAGTGTGCATCGTACTAATACACACATTTATGCGCAAATTATTGCTGAAACTGGCGATAAAGTAATTGTTAGCGCTTCTACGGTTGAGGCCGACGTTCGTAAAAACATTAAAAACGGCGGCAATGTAGAAGCTGCTGCGGCAATTGGTAAGTTGATTGCTGAGAAGGCGAAAAAAGCTGGTGTTACTACCGTGGCTTTTGATCGTTCTGGTTACAAATATCATGGCCGTATTAAAGCGTTGGCAGATGCCGCACGTGAAAACGGCTTGTCCTTCTAA